Within the Pseudarthrobacter sp. W1I19 genome, the region GAATTGAAGCGGGATGGCGTGAATATCTATAAGCGGGATAAGACGACTCCGACCACCGAACACATCGCTGAGCAGCGGGACTACTTGAGGCTGCTATCTGCCCGTGGTTGGTACACGGCCTTCGCGGTCGGCGCTCCTGACTGCCTGCAACTCATCGACGACTATTTGTCGGGCAAACTTCAACCAGAAAACGACCAAGACTAGCCCGACTTTCTAATCTAGTTTCCCCCTAATCAGCATTCTTTCCTAACCAGAAAACGAACTGACGGCAAGGGCCTCTCCGGGGCCTCATTAGAGCATGGATAATACACTCTACGAGGCCACAGTTGCCTACACCGCCGATAGCAATTTGCCCTTTCATCACCTGCCATGGGACAAGGTTCGCCTTGACCCCGCCAAAGGTCGACGTATTGCCGATGCTTTTGATGAAGCGCCGCGGGAACTGACGCACTTTGCCAAAGTCTCCTACGCGGCATTCCGAAAGGGCATTAGAAGGCAATACGACTACCTGACGCGGATACTCAGCTACGACGTGGAAGTGGTCGATTACGATCCCTACAAGGAATCTGCCGAACTGTTTGCCGACTTGGCACAGTACAAGCTCAGGGTCTTTTCCACCGAAGCGTCTGACAATCCGCACCCACTGTTGAGCAACAAAGATCACGACGCTTTCAGGGCCGTCCACGACGCCTTCGGACACGGTGCAATCCAGGCTTCATTCGGTCCCAATGGCGAAGAAGCGGCCTGGCTGAAGCACTCTCAAATGTTCTCACCTCTAGCAAGGCCAGCACTGACCACAGAAACCCGCGGCCACACCTGCGTCTTTTTCTTCAAGAACGGCGGGCGGTACTTCTCCCGGAATCGAGCCATACTCTTACCCCGCGAGTTTTGGCCATGACGCCAGACTCGCCCAGGAGGGGGCGAGGGCTCTCCGACGCTCCTGCTCTCTCACCGGCCCGACTCGCCAAGATCGCCCGGCTCCTCAATCTGTCCGCAGAACCATCTCGTAGTAGTCAGGGTCAAACCGCTTCGGAGCTGAAAAATCGCGTTTGCAATCAATCAGTACGCAGGATAATTACGTAATAGTAGGGGTCGAATTTTTTGGGAGCCGTCACGGGTTTCGGATACACCTTTACCGCCTGAACCACCTCAAACAGAATTCCCCGCTTCTGAGGCAGCGTGAGTCCCGCCCACTTCTGCCTCACCCCAGCGCCGACCGGAGCTTTCATAGTCTGGCGGCGCTTTTCTTGTGCCCGCTCACCCTTGAGGCCATTCAGCACGGCTTCCTTGCGTGCCTGGGCCGTGAAGAACACGGCGTCGGAGATTCGGCCGGCCGTCCATTCGTCAATCAGGGCGGACAGAGACTGCTCCGCGTCCGCAATCTCTCTGTCGAGCGCGTTGTCGTCTGATGCACGTCCGACAGGTTCAAGGCTTTGCCGTTCCAGATACTTCAGCAATTCTTCCTCGATGTACTCATCCAGCGCCCTGGCCTTGCGTCTGGTCCGGCCGCACCCTCGATCGTTGGGGCAGCGGTACTCCGGTACTCCCTTGGCAACAGCCCCGCTCATCCTCGTTCCGCAAGGACATGCCAGCAGCCCGCTAAGGAGGTACTTCCGATCTACCCGGCCACCGTTGGCTTGACGGCTTTTGTCTGTCAGCAGGCTCGTTAGCTGCTCTCAGGTATCCACCGAGACTATGGGCTCCCAGATAGCTTTCACCGGCGAACCATCTTCACCGATGAGGACCGACCCTTTGTAGGAGCGCAGTCCGGCGATGCGGGGATTGAGCAGGATCGAGCGCAGCACCGTCCGGTTCCACTTCGTACTCTTGCCCGGCGTCGGGTACTGGCCGTCGATTGACTTGCAGATACCTATCAGCGTCTCGCCGAGAAGAATCCGCTTGGCCGCGTCTTGGATAACCGCCGCTTCCTCCGGCACCACCGTTACGTTGTCCCGCTCGTATCCATAGGGCCGGGCACCACCACCGGCTACTTTGCCTTGCTGAGCACGTTGCAGTTGAGCCCTGGCGACGCGGCGGGCTGTATCGGCGGAGCTCTTATTCGCCACGTTCACTAGGAGCCGAGCCAGGAAGCGGCCGTCCGCGGTGGACAGGTCTATCTCCCCGGACACGGTCGCGAAGACCAGTCTACGTTTGCTTTCATACAGGTCGATGAGCCGTTCCAGCTGCTTGGGCTGACGGGCGATTCGATCCACGTCGTAGCAGGCGACGCCATGAATGGTTCCGGCTTCCAGGTCAGTCAGCAGCTCTTCCCAGGCCGGCCGATCCACCGACCTTTTATAGGCGCTGAGGTTTTCATCGGCGTAGACTTTGGCCACTTCCCAGCCCAGGCGCTTGCACAGGGCGGTGGAGTCGTGGCGCTGGCGTTCGATCCCCAGGCCTGTGCCTTCATCGTCCAAGCTGATCCGCAGGTACACGCCGACCTTCATATCCCAAGGCTACGGCTAGGGCACCTAAACAGATAGTGGTCTGGCGCAAGGAACACGGGCCCTTCAAAGCAGTGGAGGAACTTGATGCCATTGACGGCGTCGGCCCAAAGATGCTTGAGGCCCTGCTCCCGCTGTTGACCATATGAGGCGAAGGGAAGATGCGGTGGCGATGTCGAGGACCTGGCGCTGTTATGCGTAGCCGGACACCGGGGACGCGGTCCAGCCCGTGGAGCCGGTACGTAGAGTCAGCCGTCCGGGGGTATGCGACGCCACCGGATGGTGTTGGGCGCCTGGGATCGGGGGAGGCCGCGCATGGGGCCCGCGGGGCTACGGGACAGGAGCCCGCGGCGGCGGGCAGGCTGGGCTTCCGGACCTTGCCTCGGGGCCGTGGCCCCAGCGGATTCATACGGAAGCACTGGACTGCGCAGTCCGCCCGCTTTGCCGCCGGCAACAAGAAGGCGCGGGACGCAGATTCTGTGGAGGAAGCACCGCGACGGCGGACCGACATACGGCTGGCACTGCCTGCGGCCTTCGTCTGGGGTGCATCGATTGCAGGGCTCTGGCTGCCTCCCATTGCACTGGCGGCCCTGTGCTGCATATTGCTGGTGCTTGCGGCCATGCTGCTGCACAGGACCCGGCGGAACAGGACCTGGCGGATCCGCAGGATGAGGTCAGTAACTGGAGGCCCGCGGAAACCTGCGCGGCGGAGTTTCCTTACCACCACAGCGGTTGCGCTCCTGCTGGCAGCCACTGCGGCAGCGCACTCGGCGGTTGCGTCCAGCCAGCGTCATGAAGGCCCGCTGGCGGCTGCGGTCGCGTCAGGCAGGTCCGTGGTGGCGGTAGTGGAAGTGGCAGGAACGCCCCGGGCCTTGAACCCGCCGAACCAGGCTGGTACGCCCTCGCGCTGGTCGATCGCTGTATGGACCCGGGACGTCAGTACAGGAGGCGTCCTGCTGCGCACCCGGGCCCAACTCTTGATAACAGGCGGCGGCGCCTGGGGAACTGTGGTGCCCGGACAACTGGTCCGCGCAACGGGGAAGCTCCGGTCTCCGGACCCCGGGCGGGAGGAAGCAGGCATCCTGACGGCGTCCTCGGGGCCGGGAAAACCCACCGATTCGCCGTTCCTGCAGGAATCAGCGAAGGAACTGAGGGAACGCTTTGTCTCAGCAGCCTCGTTCCTCGCCCCGGATCCGAGGGGCCTGCTTCCCGGAATGGTCACCGGGGACACCAGCGCGCTGGATGAGGGCCTGGAGAGTGCAATGAAAACTGTAGGTATGACCCATTTGACCGCTGTCAGCGGCCAGACCGCATGAGCTCCGTGGCACAAAAGTTGACATAGGAGGTGGGTACCAAAATCCCTGGAATGACGCGGGTTCTGGCCCTTGTCCGGACGTCTTTGCGGCACGGAACGACCCATCTCATTAGTAACGTTGGTGCCTTCATGTCACGCCGTGCCGGGCGAGGGAAGGAGTCCGGCGACGTCCATGCTGCATGGGATTTAGGACCGCGCCAGGGTGATTCTCGTTTAAGTCAGCCCGTCGACCGTGTAGGGCTTCTTGAAGAAGGTCGCGGCGTCCTCACAGGCCAGCGCACGGTAGAACTCGCCTGCCTTCCGGCTCGCTAGAGAGATATAGGCAGCGCCTTGCTCCCGCGCCCACGACTCGGCTTCATCCATCAAAGCCTGCCCTACACCCTCTCGTCGCACTTGCTCGGCCACCATTACTTCTTCAATCCAGCCAACCGGTCCGTTTGCAAGAAATGTGGCTCGACAATGGGCGAGAAGGTAGCCAGCGACGGACCCGTCACGCTGTTAGACCAACTCGGATCACTCTGTTTTCATTCCTGATAGAGCCTATTATTGCCGGCTGAAGCCGCATATAGCGCTTCCAAAAGGCCGAGGGCGGTTTGTGCGCAGGTGCCGATCGGGGTTTTAGATCAGTAGAAGTCGGCTGCAGTGGGAGGCGCAGCGCGGCGCAGCGGTTCGTCCCCGGGATAGGGCAGAACGAGGATCTGGCAAAAGAAAGCAGCCCTCAGGTCGGCATTGCGGTAGTGGCTGATGACGGCTTTGTGAGGATCAACTCCGATTTTAGGGTGCCGCCTCACTGCGGCTACGGCCCCTTTGAGGTAGCTTTCAGCCCTCTTGATCCTCGTATGTTCAGCACTCGTAATCCTCGTATAATTCGCACCGTCGGTTTCGCGGAGTGCCAACCATGCTTCAGCGCTGCCGTAGTTGATGTTTGTCTTTCGGATACGTTCAACGACGGAGCTGACGTACTCTGCAACGACGGCGTCGTCGCCTCCTTGGTGCTGGACGCCTTCGAGGAGGAGACGTTTCGCGTGAGAACCGTACGGGTGGACTTCGGCCGAATCGTCGATTTTGAACAGGGCGACACTTGTCTCCGCAGCTTCTTCGATCGCCGCTCGTGTGAAGCCTGACGTCGAGTAGAAGACATGATTTCTGAGCTGGGGCCGTGTCCCGCGCAGTTGGCGTATTTG harbors:
- a CDS encoding zinc ribbon domain-containing protein, with protein sequence MLTDKSRQANGGRVDRKYLLSGLLACPCGTRMSGAVAKGVPEYRCPNDRGCGRTRRKARALDEYIEEELLKYLERQSLEPVGRASDDNALDREIADAEQSLSALIDEWTAGRISDAVFFTAQARKEAVLNGLKGERAQEKRRQTMKAPVGAGVRQKWAGLTLPQKRGILFEVVQAVKVYPKPVTAPKKFDPYYYVIILRTD
- a CDS encoding recombinase family protein codes for the protein MKVGVYLRISLDDEGTGLGIERQRHDSTALCKRLGWEVAKVYADENLSAYKRSVDRPAWEELLTDLEAGTIHGVACYDVDRIARQPKQLERLIDLYESKRRLVFATVSGEIDLSTADGRFLARLLVNVANKSSADTARRVARAQLQRAQQGKVAGGGARPYGYERDNVTVVPEEAAVIQDAAKRILLGETLIGICKSIDGQYPTPGKSTKWNRTVLRSILLNPRIAGLRSYKGSVLIGEDGSPVKAIWEPIVSVDT
- a CDS encoding helix-hairpin-helix domain-containing protein — its product is MVWRKEHGPFKAVEELDAIDGVGPKMLEALLPLLTI
- a CDS encoding DUF4131 domain-containing protein, encoding MEEAPRRRTDIRLALPAAFVWGASIAGLWLPPIALAALCCILLVLAAMLLHRTRRNRTWRIRRMRSVTGGPRKPARRSFLTTTAVALLLAATAAAHSAVASSQRHEGPLAAAVASGRSVVAVVEVAGTPRALNPPNQAGTPSRWSIAVWTRDVSTGGVLLRTRAQLLITGGGAWGTVVPGQLVRATGKLRSPDPGREEAGILTASSGPGKPTDSPFLQESAKELRERFVSAASFLAPDPRGLLPGMVTGDTSALDEGLESAMKTVGMTHLTAVSGQTA